A genomic window from Solanum dulcamara chromosome 11, daSolDulc1.2, whole genome shotgun sequence includes:
- the LOC129874609 gene encoding phospholipase A1-II 1-like, which yields MRRKMGCVIKVWEFVNRKIRSCLKRKKGIENRDNSIAERWEVLSGKNNWEGLLDPLDYDLRQYLIHYGQMCQAIYDSFNNEKVSKYRGTSRYSKKNLFTRVGLDKNKYEITKYFYAASNVPSKTEKMKESNWIGFVAVATDEGKVALGRRDILIAWRGTKTVSERNDDDNWSLVQPTKIFGENTDNILVHGGFYSIYTCLNDASDFNRITSARDQVLEEVKRLLKQYSKEEVSISVTGHSLGSSLATLCSVDIVVNQINKEFPVTAFLFASPRVGEANFKKAYQKLKNLQILRITNALDDIPKKPDRGLVEGSATDWRVYEDVGIELPIDTTKSDYLKKDIFCHILEVYLHGIAGTHGPEGEFKLEINRDIALVNKQGDFLKDEYGVPATWWIEKNKGMVQQEDGSWILMDYEI from the exons ATGAGAAGAAAGATGGGATGCGTTATCAAAGTATGGGAGTTTGtaaatagaaaaataaggaGCTGTTTGAAAAGGAAAAAGGGTATCGAAAACAGAGACAACAGCATAGCAGAAAGATGGGAAGTTTTGAGTGGTAAGAATAATTGGGAAGGTTTACTTGACCCTTTGGATTATGATCTCCGCCAATACCTCATTCACTATGGCCAAATGTGTCAAGCCATCTACGACTCATTCAATAATGAGAAAGTTTCAAAATACAGAGGAACAAGTCGATACTCCAAAAAGAACCTCTTCACAAGAGTGGGGCTCGACAAAAACAAATATGAAATCACCAAATATTTCTATGCAGCTTCAAATGTGCCAAGTAAAACTGAGAAGATGAAAGAATCAAATTGGATTGGGTTTGTTGCTGTTGCCACTGATGAAGGTAAAGTTGCATTAGGGAGGAGAGACATTTTGATTGCTTGGAGAGGGACCAAGACGGTCTCGGAACGCAACGATGACGATAACTGGTCCTTGGTCCAACCAACAAAAATCTTTGGTGAAAATACGGATAACATTCTAGTACATGGaggtttttattcaatttatacTTGTCTTAACGACGCTTCAGATTTCAACCGAATAACCAGCGCCAGAGATCAG GTTCTTGAAGAAGTTAAAAGGTTGTTGAAGCAATACAGTAAGGAGGAAGTTAGCATCAGTGTTACAGGCCACAGTTTGGGTTCATCATTGGCCACACTTTGCTCAGTTGACATAGTTGTTAACCAAATCAACAAGGAGTTTCCAGTGACTGCATTTTTATTTGCTAGCCCACGAGTTGGAGAGGCCAATTTCAAGAAAGCttatcaaaaattgaaaaatcttcAAATCTTGAGGATTACCAATGCCCTTGATGACATTCCCAAAAAGCCAGACCGTGGACTGGTCGAAGGTTCTGCAACAGATTGGAGAGTGTATGAAGATGTTGGCATCGAACTTCCAATAGATACTACAAAATCAGACTACTTGAAGAAAGACATATTTTGTCATATTCTGGAAGTTTATCTGCACGGAATTGCCGGAACACATGGACCAGAAGGAGAGTTCAAGCTGGAAATAAACAGAGATATCGCATTGGTGAATAAGCAAGGGGACTTTTTGAAGGATGAATATGGTGTACCAGCTACATGGTGGATCGAGAAGAACAAAGGAATGGTTCAACAAGAAGATGGATCTTGGATTCTCATGGATTATGAGATTTAA